A window of Panicum virgatum strain AP13 chromosome 8K, P.virgatum_v5, whole genome shotgun sequence contains these coding sequences:
- the LOC120643716 gene encoding long chain acyl-CoA synthetase 9, chloroplastic-like, translating to MNPYFFGFLLPFVASLLLTKRKSEKKRGVPVNVGGEPGCAVRNHGFERPIETHWEGVSTLAELFEQSCEQFAYMPLYGTRKLIARELEVAPDGRSFEKLHLGNYEWKSYADAFKTVCNFSSGLLRLGHLKDEHVAIFADTRAEWQIALQACFRQNITVVTIYASLGEEALCHSLNETEVSTVVCGRKELKKLVDISGQLDTVKHVIYINEEGVSTEVSLAEKCNSWTVKSFEEVESLGLERPVEPNLPLPSDTAVVMYTSGSTGMPKGVMMSHRNVLAVVSAVTTIVPDLGKKDVYLAYLPLAHILELAAEAIITGVGASIGYGSPLTLTDTSNKIKKGTQGDASALKPTLMTAVPAILDRVRDGVRKNVDAKGGLAKKLFDIAYSRRLAAVNGSWLGAWGLEKLLWDMLVFQKVRAILGGRIRFILAGGAPLSGDTQRFINICLGAPISQGYGLTETCAGGTFSEYDETSVGRVGPPLPCSYIKLIDWAEGGYLTTDSPMPRGEIVIGGPNVTKGYFKNEAKTNEVYKDDERGMRWFYSGDIGRLHPDGCIEIIDRKKDIVKLQHGEYVSLGKVEAALSVCPYVDQIMIHADPFHSYCVALVVAAHSELKGWASKQGITYSDFADLCQKQETVKEVLQSLAKAAKQARLEKFEIPAKIKLIPEPWTPESGLVTAALKLKREIIKKAYEKDLAQLYC from the exons ATGAATCCGTATTTCTTTGGTTTCCTTCTCCCCTTTGTCGCATCTCTACTGCTCACCAAGAGGAAATCTGAGAAGAAGAGGGGAGTACCGGTCAATGTGGGTGGAGAGCCCGGCTGCGCTGTCCGTAACCACGGATTTGAAAGGCCCATCGAAACGCACTGGGAAGGGGTTTCCACGCTTGCTGAGCTATTTGAGCAGTCATGCGAGCAGTTCGCCTACATGCCCCTGTATGGCACCAGGAAGCTCATTGCGAGGGAGTTGGAAGTGGCTCCTGATGGAAGATCCTTTGAGAAGCTCCATTTGGGGAACTATGAGTGGAAAAGCTATGCTGATGCGTTCAAGACTGTGTGCAACTTCTCGTCTGGCCTACTGAGACTTGGGCACCTCAAGGATGAGCATGTTGCTATTTTTGCTGATACTCGGGCTGAGTGGCAGATTGCATTGCAG GCGTGCTTCAGACAAAACATTACAGTTGTCACAATCTATGCCTCTTTGGGGGAGGAAGCGCTATGTCACTCACTAAATGAG ACTGAGGTAAGTACTGTTGTCTGCGGACGGAAAGAACTGAAAAAGCTGGTTGATATAAGTGGGCAACTTGACACTGTGAAACATGTCATCTACATTAATGAGGAAGGTGTCTCAACTGAAGTATCGTTGGCTGAAAAATGCAATAGCTGGACTGTTAAGTCATTTGAGGAGGTAGAGAGCTTAGGACTGGAAAGGCCTGTTGAACCAAACTTGCCTCTCCCATCAGATACTGCAGTGGTTATGTATACAAGTGGCAGCACAGGAATGCCTAAG GGAGTCATGATGAGCCACCGAAATGTCTTGGCTGTAGTTTCAGCTGTTACGACCATTGTGCCTGATCTTGGCAAGAAGGATGTGTACTTGGCATACCTGCCACTAGCACATATACTTGAATTGGCAGCTGAG GCAATCATAACTGGTGTTGGGGCTTCAATAGGATATGGATCACCATTGACCCTGACTGATACAtccaataaaataaaaaaggggACCCAAGGTGATGCTTCTGCACTAAAGCCAACACTAATGACTGCTGTGCCTGCTATACTTGATCGTGTTCGTGATGGTGTACGAAAGAAT GTAGATGCAAAAGGTGGGTTAGCAAAGAAATTATTTGATATCGCCTACAGCCGTCGTCTAGCTGCTGTTAATGGAAGCTGGTTGGGTGCATGGGGACTCGAGAAGCTCTTGTGGGATATGCTTGTCTTTCAGAAGGTTCGTGCAATCTTGGGAGGAAGGATTCGCTTTATCCTTGCAGGGGGAGCACCTTTGTCAGGGGACACACAGAGATTTATCAACATATGTCTTGG GGCTCCAATATCGCAAGGATATGGCCTGACTGAAACTTGTGCTGGTGGGACATTTTCAGAGTATGATGAAACGTCTGTTGGCCGTGTTGGTCCTCCTCTGCCTTGTTCATACATTAAG TTGATAGACTGGGCCGAAGGTGGATACTTAACAACTGATTCACCAATGCCTCGGGGTGAAATAGTTATTGGAGGTCCAAATGTAACTAAAGGCTACTTCAAAAATGAAGCAAAAACAAATGAAGTCTACAAG GATGATGAAAGAGGCATGCGGTGGTTCTACTCTGGTGACATTGGGCGCCTGCACCCAGATGGCTGTATTGAAATCATTGACCGTAAGAAGGACATTGTCAAACTTcaacatggtgaatatgtatcTCTAGGAAAG GTGGAGGCAGCTTTGAGTGTGTGCCCATATGTTGATCAGATCATGATCCATGCTGACCCCTTCCACAGCTATTGTGTCGCACTTGTTGTAGCTGCACACAGCGAGCTGAAAGGCTGGGCCTCAAAACAAGGAATCACATATAGTGATTTTGCAGATTTGTGTCAGAAGCAAGAGACTGTCAAAGAAGTCCTTCAATCTTTGGCAAAG GCTGCTAAGCAAGCACGACTGGAGAAGTTTGAGATCCCAGCCAAAATCAAGCTCATACCGGAGCCATGGACGCCAGAGTCAGGCCTTGTTACGGCCGCCCTCAAGCTCAAGAGGGAGATCATCAAGAAGGCGTACGAGAAGGACCTTGCTCAGTTGTACTGCTAG